From the genome of Nicotiana sylvestris chromosome 2, ASM39365v2, whole genome shotgun sequence, one region includes:
- the LOC104216162 gene encoding sulfiredoxin, chloroplastic/mitochondrial — protein MANFVVQLPNNLRLRSFTVSSSSNGSTPGVPQSAGPVILELPLDKIRRPLMRTRANDQQKVMELMDSIKEIGLQVPIDVLEVDGVYYGFSGCHRYEAHQRLGLPTIRCKIRRGTKETLRHHLR, from the exons ATGGCAAATTTTGTAGTGCAACTTCCAAATAACCTGCGTTTGCGGAGCTTCACTGTCTCGTCCTCCTCTAACG GGTCAACTCCTGGTGTGCCTCAATCAGCGGGGCCAGTGATTCTTGAACTTCCCCTTGATAAAATCCGAAGGCCACTCATGCGTACCAGAGCTAATGACCAGCAAAAAGTGATGGAACTGATGGATAGCATTAAGGAAATCGGGCTTCAAGTACCT ATTGATGTGCTTGAGGTGGATGGAGTTTACTACG GGTTTTCTGGTTGTCATCGCTATGAAGCTCATCAGCGGCTTGGCCTTCCAACTATTCGTTGCAAAATTCGTCGTGGAACAAAAGAAACCTTGAG GCACCATCTTCGATAA